The Pirellulales bacterium genome has a segment encoding these proteins:
- a CDS encoding tetratricopeptide repeat protein: protein MVSLHAAFALLPRHVVFGDEPATSQASGVAPKTDFSQLPANQSPAAQTQPAAEKQEQKYTPEQQQQLDRANDLLVQVRKLNDQGKYAEAIPLAAKALKLREAVLGPEGRMIQK, encoded by the coding sequence ATGGTCAGTCTCCATGCCGCATTTGCACTGTTACCCCGTCATGTAGTTTTCGGTGACGAACCGGCTACCTCGCAAGCTTCAGGCGTTGCGCCAAAAACTGATTTTTCACAGCTGCCTGCCAATCAATCGCCGGCAGCGCAAACCCAGCCCGCCGCCGAGAAACAAGAACAAAAATACACACCCGAGCAGCAACAGCAGTTGGATCGGGCCAACGACTTGCTCGTCCAAGTTCGCAAGCTCAACGATCAAGGCAAATACGCTGAAGCCATTCCCTTGGCTGCCAAAGCGCTCAAGTTGCGTGAAGCAGTGCTCGGGCCGGAGGGCCGGATGATCCAGAAATAA
- a CDS encoding CHAT domain-containing protein, with the protein MTEACSWLGFGNQKAGSYADALPLFQRSLKILENALGPDHPNVAIATVPIPRLLPELLKAVPASTLSKDDPSTAPPSLRTVGEVDFKAALAPLPQTDQLALRAPENRDGHWQFDPLPGIRAEIVAINDSFEERFPEAQRKSLRKDQATKQAVCEAMPYYTYLHLATHGFFYSARLSLGPERRKQQRCSPGHGRASRRTRCGRLPS; encoded by the coding sequence ATAACCGAAGCGTGTTCCTGGCTCGGTTTTGGGAATCAGAAGGCTGGCAGCTACGCCGACGCGTTGCCCCTGTTCCAGCGGTCTTTGAAGATTTTGGAAAATGCCCTGGGACCCGATCATCCGAATGTGGCCATCGCCACCGTTCCCATTCCGCGCTTGCTGCCGGAATTGCTGAAAGCAGTACCGGCATCCACTTTGTCAAAGGATGATCCATCCACCGCTCCACCCTCGCTCCGCACTGTCGGCGAGGTCGATTTCAAAGCGGCCCTGGCACCACTGCCGCAAACTGATCAATTGGCACTGCGTGCACCAGAAAATCGAGATGGCCATTGGCAGTTCGATCCTCTCCCCGGTATTCGGGCGGAAATCGTGGCCATCAACGATTCGTTTGAGGAGCGATTTCCCGAAGCGCAGCGCAAATCGCTTCGGAAAGACCAAGCCACCAAGCAGGCTGTGTGCGAGGCCATGCCGTACTATACTTACCTGCACCTGGCCACACACGGTTTTTTTTATTCCGCCCGGCTATCGCTCGGCCCTGAAAGACGAAAACAGCAAAGATGCAGCCCCGGACATGGAAGGGCGAGCCGCCGCACTCGATGTGGCCGGTTACCATCCTGA